The Vigna unguiculata cultivar IT97K-499-35 chromosome 6, ASM411807v1, whole genome shotgun sequence genome contains a region encoding:
- the LOC114189231 gene encoding TIR domain-containing protein-like: MQRLPTKLMSKIGGPVCDVFINHRGIDTKRNVAGLLYDNLTRIGVRSFLDSMNMKPGDRLFQHIDRGILGCKVGVAVFSPRYCDSYFCLHELALLMESNKRVVPIFYDVKPSQLSVKDNGTCPPSDLQRFAFALEDAKNTVGLTFDSLNGDWSELLRNASEAVIMNLLEVKEERKYARKQR, translated from the exons ATGCAGCGTTTACCCACCAAGTTGATGAGCAAAATCGGTGGTCCAGTGTGCGACGTGTTCATCAACCACCGTGGGATCGACACGAAGAGGAACGTTGCGGGGTTGTTGTACGATAATCTTACGAGGATTGGAGTGAGGTCGTTCTTGGACAGCATGAACATGAAACCAGGGGACAGGCTTTTCCAACACATTGATAGAGGCATTCTAGGATGCAAGGTTGGTGTCGCTGTCTTCTCTCCTCGCTACTGTGACTCCTATTTCTGCCTCCACGAGCTCGCTCTTCTCATGGAGTCCAACAAAAGGGTCGTTCCCATTTTCTACGACGTTAAACCCTCGCAACTCAGTGTCAAGGACAACGGAACCTGTCCTCCCTCGGACCTTCAGAGATTCGCCTTTGCACTTGAAGACGCTAAGAACACCGTGGGATTGACGTTTGATTCTTTGAACGg GGATTGGTCGGAGTTGCTAAGGAATGCTTCGGAAGCGGTGATCATGAACTTGTTGGAGGtaaaggaagaaaggaagtaCGCGAGGAAGCAGCGTTGA